A stretch of Metabacillus sp. FJAT-52054 DNA encodes these proteins:
- the ileS gene encoding isoleucine--tRNA ligase produces the protein MDYKDTLLMPKTEFPMRGNLPKREPEMQEKWEKMNIYKMVQEHTKDRPLFILHDGPPYANGDIHMGHALNKILKDFIVRYKSMSGYNAPYVPGWDTHGLPIETALTKNKKVNRKEMSVAEFRKLCEEYAWEQINGQREQFKRLGVRGDWDNPYVTLQPEYEAQQILVFGEMAKKGYIYKGKKPVYWSPSSESALAEAEIEYQDKKSPSIFVAFDVADGKGVLEEDEKIIIWTTTPWTIPANLGIAVHPDLEYSVVRANGSKYVIASELLHSVAKELEWENHELVRTIKGKEMERISAKHPIYGRESLVVLGDHVTTDAGTGCVHTAPGHGEDDFIVGQKYGLDVLCPVDEKGVMTSEAPGFEGLFYDEANKPITEKLQENGALLKLQFFTHSYPHDWRTKKPVIFRATAQWFASIKDFRSELLDAVKETKWVPAWGETRLFNMVRDRGDWCISRQRAWGVPIPVFYAENGEPIITDETISHVSDLFRQHGSNIWFERETKDLLPEGFSHEGSPNGLFTRETDIMDVWFDSGSSHQAVLQERDDLQRPADLYLEGSDQYRGWFNSSLSTAVAVTGKAPYKGVLSHGFALDGQGRKMSKSVGNVVVPSKVMNQLGGDILRLWVASVDYQADVRVSDAILKQVAEVYRKIRNTFRFLLGNLADFTPADAVEWENLRDVDRYMLVKLNKLIDKVKKAYDEYEFAVIYHAVHNFCTIELSAFYLDFAKDVLYIEGKDHPDRRAIQTVLHQTLMALTKLTAPILPHTADEVWEHIESEKAESVQLTDMPESTKIEQSEALEEKWDAFMALRDDVLKALETARNEKVIGKSLTAKITLYPDQKAKSLLESVEEDLKQLFIVSGFELGGDISAAPENAQEFSNVKITVEAAEGETCERCWIVTPEVGQDQNHPGLCVRCAGIVEKEYASN, from the coding sequence ATGGATTACAAAGATACGCTGCTCATGCCTAAAACAGAATTTCCGATGCGCGGAAATTTACCAAAGCGTGAACCTGAAATGCAGGAAAAATGGGAAAAGATGAATATTTATAAAATGGTTCAGGAGCATACAAAAGACCGCCCGCTCTTCATCCTGCACGATGGACCTCCATATGCAAACGGAGATATTCACATGGGCCACGCTCTAAATAAAATCCTTAAGGATTTTATCGTCCGCTACAAATCCATGAGCGGCTACAATGCCCCTTATGTACCCGGCTGGGACACGCACGGTCTTCCGATTGAAACAGCATTGACGAAAAATAAAAAAGTAAACCGAAAGGAAATGTCTGTTGCCGAATTCCGCAAGCTTTGCGAAGAGTATGCATGGGAGCAGATCAATGGCCAGCGGGAGCAATTTAAACGTTTAGGAGTAAGGGGAGATTGGGATAATCCATACGTAACCCTGCAACCTGAATATGAAGCACAGCAAATCCTTGTATTTGGCGAAATGGCTAAAAAAGGGTACATCTATAAAGGCAAAAAGCCAGTATACTGGTCTCCGTCCAGCGAATCAGCTCTTGCTGAAGCGGAGATTGAATATCAGGATAAAAAATCTCCTTCCATCTTTGTTGCTTTTGACGTAGCAGATGGAAAAGGCGTGCTTGAAGAAGATGAAAAAATCATCATCTGGACTACAACTCCTTGGACCATTCCGGCAAACCTGGGAATCGCTGTCCATCCTGACCTGGAGTACAGTGTAGTCCGTGCAAACGGATCAAAATATGTCATCGCATCAGAGCTTCTTCATTCCGTAGCAAAAGAGCTGGAATGGGAAAATCATGAACTTGTACGTACGATTAAAGGGAAAGAGATGGAAAGAATCTCTGCAAAGCATCCGATTTACGGAAGAGAATCCCTCGTTGTGCTCGGCGACCACGTTACGACTGATGCAGGAACAGGCTGCGTTCATACCGCTCCAGGGCATGGGGAGGATGACTTCATCGTAGGTCAGAAATACGGACTGGATGTTCTTTGCCCAGTGGATGAAAAAGGTGTTATGACAAGCGAAGCTCCAGGATTTGAAGGGTTATTTTATGATGAAGCAAATAAGCCAATCACGGAAAAGCTTCAGGAAAACGGAGCTCTGCTCAAGCTTCAGTTCTTCACCCACTCCTATCCGCATGACTGGAGAACGAAAAAACCGGTCATTTTCAGAGCGACAGCACAGTGGTTTGCTTCTATTAAAGATTTCCGCAGCGAACTCCTTGATGCCGTTAAAGAAACGAAATGGGTTCCGGCCTGGGGTGAAACAAGATTGTTCAATATGGTCAGAGACCGCGGAGACTGGTGTATTTCAAGACAGCGCGCATGGGGTGTTCCAATTCCAGTGTTCTATGCTGAAAACGGGGAACCAATTATCACGGATGAAACAATCAGCCATGTATCTGATTTGTTCCGCCAGCACGGATCGAATATTTGGTTCGAGCGCGAAACAAAGGATCTGCTGCCTGAAGGATTCTCTCATGAAGGAAGCCCGAACGGTCTTTTCACACGTGAAACGGATATTATGGATGTATGGTTTGATTCCGGATCTTCTCATCAAGCCGTTCTGCAGGAACGAGACGACCTGCAGCGTCCAGCTGACTTGTACCTCGAGGGATCGGATCAGTATAGAGGCTGGTTTAACTCATCCTTATCCACAGCTGTAGCTGTAACAGGAAAAGCGCCTTATAAAGGAGTGTTAAGCCATGGCTTCGCTCTTGATGGCCAGGGCCGCAAAATGAGTAAATCTGTAGGGAACGTCGTTGTTCCTTCGAAAGTCATGAACCAGCTCGGCGGAGATATCCTTCGCCTATGGGTAGCATCTGTTGACTACCAGGCCGATGTCCGGGTATCCGATGCTATTCTGAAGCAAGTGGCTGAGGTGTACCGCAAAATCCGCAACACATTCCGTTTCTTGTTAGGAAACCTTGCAGACTTTACTCCAGCGGATGCTGTAGAATGGGAAAACCTTCGGGATGTTGACAGATACATGCTTGTTAAACTCAATAAACTGATTGATAAAGTAAAGAAAGCATATGATGAATATGAATTTGCCGTTATCTATCATGCAGTCCATAACTTCTGCACAATTGAATTGAGTGCATTCTATCTGGATTTTGCGAAAGATGTTCTTTACATCGAGGGCAAGGATCATCCGGACCGCCGCGCCATTCAAACGGTTCTCCATCAAACCCTGATGGCTCTGACCAAATTAACGGCGCCAATTCTTCCGCATACTGCAGATGAAGTTTGGGAGCATATTGAGTCTGAAAAGGCAGAAAGCGTTCAGCTTACGGATATGCCTGAAAGCACCAAGATTGAACAGTCAGAAGCACTAGAAGAGAAATGGGATGCATTCATGGCTCTTCGCGACGATGTACTAAAAGCCCTTGAAACAGCAAGGAATGAAAAAGTCATCGGAAAATCCCTGACGGCTAAAATTACTCTTTATCCGGACCAAAAAGCAAAATCCCTGCTTGAATCGGTAGAAGAAGATCTTAAACAGCTCTTTATCGTCTCCGGTTTTGAACTTGGCGGAGATATAAGTGCTGCACCGGAAAACGCTCAGGAATTCAGCAACGTAAAAATTACAGTTGAAGCAGCAGAAGGCGAAACGTGCGAACGCTGCTGGATCGTAACACCAGAGGTTGGTCAGGATCAAAACCACCCGGGACTTTGCGTCCGCTGTGCTGGCATTGTAGAAAAAGAATATGCCTCCAACTAA
- a CDS encoding TraR/DksA family transcriptional regulator, whose protein sequence is MSNDFFAIRKELELMREELQERLFHHSFFDNGNSEALSGTLMYHVKEELHDVEHALNKMNSGLYGICEETGAVLPLASLKFLPTARSIHDFSYKDQYEKKSLPFDYTGVIDYEDQSTGEMVF, encoded by the coding sequence TTGAGCAATGATTTTTTTGCGATTAGAAAAGAGCTTGAATTAATGCGGGAGGAGCTTCAGGAGCGATTGTTTCACCATTCATTTTTTGATAACGGGAATTCAGAGGCGTTATCTGGAACGCTCATGTATCATGTGAAAGAAGAGCTTCATGATGTGGAGCATGCGCTGAACAAAATGAACAGCGGGTTATATGGCATTTGTGAAGAGACGGGAGCAGTGCTGCCTCTGGCCAGTCTTAAGTTTTTGCCGACAGCAAGGAGCATTCATGATTTTTCTTATAAGGACCAATATGAAAAAAAGTCGCTTCCATTTGACTATACGGGAGTAATCGATTATGAAGATCAAAGCACAGGAGAGATGGTGTTTTAG
- the lspA gene encoding signal peptidase II, producing MRLVSYILAVAIICLDQLTKWLVVQNLEIGESIPVIENFFYITSHRNEGAAWGILQGQMWFFYIVTLVVIGAIVYYIQKFAAKAVLLGAALGLMLGGAIGNFIDRVRHQEVVDFVQTFIFSYNFPIFNIADSALCVGVALLFIQMMIDSKNEKKEGQIL from the coding sequence GTGCGTTTAGTGAGCTACATACTTGCGGTTGCTATTATTTGTTTGGATCAGCTGACAAAATGGCTGGTTGTTCAAAACTTAGAAATTGGAGAAAGTATACCTGTCATCGAAAATTTCTTTTATATCACGTCCCATCGAAATGAAGGGGCGGCATGGGGGATTCTTCAGGGACAGATGTGGTTCTTCTATATTGTAACGCTTGTTGTCATTGGTGCGATTGTGTATTATATCCAAAAATTCGCAGCGAAAGCGGTCTTGCTGGGAGCTGCATTAGGATTAATGCTTGGCGGGGCCATCGGGAATTTTATTGACCGGGTTCGCCACCAGGAGGTTGTTGATTTTGTGCAAACCTTTATCTTCTCGTACAATTTCCCAATTTTCAATATTGCAGACTCTGCGCTTTGCGTAGGAGTCGCACTTCTGTTTATTCAAATGATGATTGACAGTAAAAATGAGAAAAAAGAGGGGCAAATCTTGTAA
- a CDS encoding RluA family pseudouridine synthase, with the protein MDIHEYTIVNEHAGDRLDKTLSVLNQEWSRTQIQSMMKSGLVLVNGNAVKTNYKGSEGDLVTVEIPEPEELNIQAEEMDLEIFYEDSDVLVVNKPKGMVVHPAPGHLTGTLVNGLMAHCKDLSGINGVLRPGIVHRIDKDTSGLLMVAKNDLAHESLVSQLVAKTVTRRYKALVHGNISHDQGTVDAPIGRDKQERQSMTVTRENSRDAVTHFKVLERFKEYTYIECQLETGRTHQIRVHMKYIGYPLAGDPKYGPRKTLSIGGQALHAGILGFVHPRSGEYLEFEAPLPEYFSKLLTQIDK; encoded by the coding sequence ATGGACATCCATGAATATACGATAGTAAATGAACATGCCGGGGACAGGCTTGATAAAACACTGTCCGTGTTAAATCAAGAATGGTCCCGGACGCAGATTCAGTCGATGATGAAAAGCGGACTGGTTCTTGTTAATGGAAATGCAGTAAAAACGAATTATAAAGGCTCAGAAGGCGATCTTGTAACAGTTGAAATTCCAGAGCCTGAAGAATTAAATATCCAGGCGGAAGAAATGGATTTGGAAATATTTTATGAGGACAGTGATGTTCTTGTAGTAAATAAACCAAAAGGGATGGTTGTACATCCGGCTCCAGGTCATCTGACTGGAACACTCGTAAATGGTCTGATGGCTCATTGCAAAGATTTATCAGGGATCAACGGGGTTTTGAGGCCGGGAATCGTCCATCGCATCGACAAAGACACTTCTGGGCTGCTGATGGTGGCCAAAAATGATTTGGCGCACGAATCACTAGTCAGCCAGCTTGTTGCAAAAACCGTTACAAGACGGTATAAAGCGCTTGTCCACGGGAACATCTCCCATGACCAGGGAACAGTAGATGCGCCGATCGGCCGTGATAAGCAGGAACGCCAAAGTATGACGGTAACCCGTGAGAACAGCCGTGATGCGGTTACTCACTTTAAGGTGCTGGAACGATTCAAAGAGTATACTTACATCGAGTGCCAGCTTGAAACCGGAAGAACTCATCAAATCCGCGTTCACATGAAGTATATTGGCTATCCGCTGGCGGGTGACCCGAAATACGGACCGAGAAAAACCCTTTCAATCGGAGGACAGGCTCTTCATGCAGGAATTCTTGGATTCGTTCATCCAAGGTCCGGTGAGTATTTGGAATTTGAAGCTCCGCTGCCAGAGTACTTTAGCAAGCTTTTAACGCAAATCGACAAATAA
- the pyrR gene encoding bifunctional pyr operon transcriptional regulator/uracil phosphoribosyltransferase PyrR: protein MSKKAVVLDEQAIRRALTRIAHELIERNKGIDDCLLIGIKTRGIYIANRLAEKIRQIEGKDIPIGELDITLYRDDLTKKTSSQEPLVRGSDIPQSIRDKKVILVDDVLYTGRTVRAAMDALVDIGRPAAIQLAVLVDRGHRELPIRADFVGKNIPTSSSEKIVVEMAEVDECDQVSIFEKNS from the coding sequence ATGTCAAAAAAAGCAGTCGTATTGGATGAACAGGCAATCAGGAGAGCATTAACCCGAATTGCCCATGAACTTATTGAACGCAATAAAGGAATAGATGATTGCCTGCTGATCGGGATTAAAACAAGGGGAATCTATATCGCAAACCGGCTTGCTGAGAAGATCCGCCAGATTGAAGGCAAGGATATTCCAATCGGGGAACTCGATATTACGCTTTACCGGGATGATTTAACGAAAAAAACAAGCAGTCAGGAGCCGCTTGTCAGGGGCTCGGATATTCCGCAGTCCATTCGGGATAAAAAGGTGATTCTTGTGGATGATGTGCTGTATACCGGACGAACAGTTCGTGCGGCCATGGATGCGCTTGTTGACATCGGGAGGCCGGCAGCGATCCAGCTTGCGGTATTGGTTGACAGAGGCCATCGTGAGCTTCCGATCCGCGCTGATTTTGTCGGGAAAAACATTCCGACCTCAAGCTCAGAGAAGATTGTGGTTGAGATGGCAGAGGTTGATGAATGCGATCAAGTCTCCATTTTTGAAAAAAATAGCTAG
- the uraA gene encoding uracil permease codes for MMKENEKIVLDIHDKPSPATWLTLSFQHLFAMFGATILVPFLVKMDPAVALISSGVGTLIFLLITKFQVPAYLGSSFAFIAPLMAAQTGGGPGAAMVGSMFAGAVYALVALIIKGTGHRWILRLMPPVVVGPVIIVIGLSLAGTAVGMATNNPAGEYSLLHFSAALITLAVTIICSIYFKGFFNLIPVLIGIFTGYLYALAIGIVDFSKVAQARWLQAPNFTIPFVDYQPQFSWQILLLMAPVALVTLSEHIGHQMVLSNVVGRDLVQKPGLHRSIMGDGLATFAAALIGGPPNTTYGENIGVLAITRVYSVFVLGGAAVLAITFGFIGKISALISSIPTPVMGGVSILLFGIIASSGLRMLIDSQIDLGDKRNLIISSVILVIGIGGAVIKIGQNFELHGMALAAIIGVILNMVLPGNEPDAESKVENETEKKSAVS; via the coding sequence ATGATGAAAGAAAACGAAAAAATTGTTCTTGATATACACGATAAACCCAGCCCGGCGACTTGGCTCACACTTAGCTTTCAGCATTTGTTTGCGATGTTTGGGGCTACGATCCTTGTTCCGTTTCTTGTTAAGATGGATCCTGCCGTCGCACTGATTTCAAGCGGTGTAGGAACCTTGATTTTCCTGCTGATCACGAAATTTCAAGTGCCTGCTTATCTAGGATCTTCTTTTGCTTTTATCGCGCCTCTCATGGCGGCTCAAACCGGGGGAGGACCTGGAGCAGCAATGGTGGGCAGTATGTTTGCAGGAGCTGTTTATGCGCTAGTCGCCTTGATCATTAAAGGGACGGGACACCGCTGGATACTACGATTGATGCCGCCGGTGGTGGTCGGTCCGGTGATCATTGTTATCGGCCTTAGTCTTGCAGGTACAGCGGTCGGAATGGCTACGAATAACCCCGCGGGTGAATATAGTCTGCTTCACTTCTCGGCTGCTCTCATTACACTAGCTGTTACGATTATCTGCTCGATTTACTTCAAAGGGTTTTTCAATCTGATTCCGGTGCTGATTGGAATTTTCACCGGATACTTATATGCACTGGCAATCGGCATTGTGGATTTCAGCAAAGTTGCCCAGGCAAGATGGCTGCAGGCTCCGAACTTTACCATTCCATTTGTGGATTATCAGCCTCAGTTTTCATGGCAGATTCTTCTCTTGATGGCGCCTGTTGCGCTTGTCACGCTCTCTGAACATATCGGACATCAAATGGTTCTAAGCAATGTCGTAGGAAGGGATTTGGTTCAAAAGCCAGGGCTGCACCGCTCCATCATGGGAGATGGGCTCGCTACCTTTGCCGCCGCCCTTATTGGAGGACCTCCGAACACGACATATGGTGAAAACATCGGAGTGTTGGCGATCACGAGAGTATACAGCGTATTTGTTCTGGGAGGGGCAGCAGTTCTTGCCATTACGTTCGGATTTATCGGGAAAATTTCAGCACTGATCAGTTCGATTCCTACCCCGGTTATGGGGGGCGTCTCCATCCTGCTTTTCGGCATCATCGCTTCATCAGGGCTGCGCATGCTGATTGACAGCCAGATTGATCTTGGGGACAAACGGAATTTAATTATTTCATCTGTAATCCTTGTCATTGGAATCGGAGGAGCTGTGATAAAAATCGGCCAGAACTTCGAGCTTCACGGAATGGCGCTTGCCGCCATCATCGGAGTGATCCTTAATATGGTCCTGCCTGGCAATGAGCCTGATGCAGAAAGCAAAGTTGAAAACGAGACGGAAAAGAAATCGGCTGTCTCTTAA
- a CDS encoding aspartate carbamoyltransferase catalytic subunit: protein MKHLLTMSELAIDEIFEIIHNAKCMKAGNLPSPKENPVFAANLFFEPSTRTRFSFEVAEKRLGIQVLNFQAESSSVQKGETLYDTVRTLEAIGADAVIIRHPMDRYFESLKEHVGIPILNAGDGCGNHPTQSLLDLMTIHEEFGGFKGLTVSIHGDIRHSRVARSNAETLTRLGANVLFSGPPEWQDPLNAFGHSVSVDEAIENSDVVMLLRIQHERHASAAAADTHSYLDRYGLTAEREKNMKDHGIIMHPAPINRGVEIESSLVECSRSRIFKQMENGVYVRMAVLARALESKMLKRGEDHHVLYS from the coding sequence ATGAAGCATCTTTTAACCATGTCTGAGCTCGCTATTGATGAAATCTTTGAAATCATTCATAACGCAAAGTGCATGAAAGCAGGGAATCTGCCTTCGCCGAAGGAAAACCCGGTATTTGCTGCAAACCTGTTTTTTGAACCGAGTACGAGGACACGGTTCAGTTTTGAGGTTGCCGAAAAAAGACTGGGAATTCAAGTGCTGAACTTTCAGGCCGAAAGCTCGAGTGTTCAGAAAGGCGAGACTCTGTATGACACAGTCCGGACACTGGAGGCGATCGGGGCGGACGCAGTCATCATCAGACATCCAATGGACCGTTATTTTGAAAGCTTAAAGGAACATGTTGGCATTCCCATTCTAAATGCGGGGGACGGCTGCGGAAATCATCCGACACAGTCCCTGCTGGATCTGATGACCATCCATGAAGAATTCGGCGGATTCAAAGGGTTAACCGTAAGCATCCACGGAGACATCCGCCACAGCCGGGTGGCCCGGTCAAATGCTGAAACGCTCACGAGGCTTGGAGCGAATGTTCTTTTCTCTGGCCCGCCTGAATGGCAGGATCCGCTCAATGCTTTCGGACACAGCGTCTCTGTTGATGAGGCGATAGAGAATTCGGATGTTGTGATGCTCTTAAGAATTCAGCATGAGCGTCATGCTTCGGCTGCTGCTGCAGATACGCACTCCTACCTTGACAGGTACGGATTAACAGCTGAAAGGGAAAAAAATATGAAGGATCACGGAATCATTATGCATCCTGCCCCAATAAACAGGGGGGTTGAAATCGAAAGCAGTCTTGTGGAGTGCAGCCGCTCCAGAATTTTTAAACAGATGGAAAACGGAGTATATGTAAGGATGGCCGTTCTGGCAAGAGCGCTTGAATCTAAAATGCTGAAAAGAGGAGAGGATCACCATGTCTTATATTCTTAA
- a CDS encoding dihydroorotase yields the protein MSYILKQANILNSEGQFQIQDLLIEEGKIAKIDDSIHRDGKEIIDASGHIVSAGFVDVHVHLREPGGEHKETIETGTKAAAKGGFTTIAAMPNTRPVPDHKEQMEALMEKIRENASVRVLPYASITERQAGKKLTSFSELKAAGAFALTDDGVGVQEAGMMLQAMKEAAKAGVSIVAHCEDNSLINKGSVHEGVFSEKHQINGIPSVCESVHIARDILLAEAAGCHYHVCHISTKESVRTVRDAKRAGINVTAEVTPHHLILCDEDIPGLDPNFKMNPPLRGREDREALIEGLLDGTIDFIATDHAPHTLEEKAEGMKLAPFGITGLETAFPLLYTNLVKTGMATLQQLLNWLTILPSKTFGLPYGTLKEGGPADLVMINISDERQIDPETFVSKGKNTPFAGWSCTGWPVLTIANGNVVFDERGVRA from the coding sequence ATGTCTTATATTCTTAAACAGGCAAACATACTAAACAGCGAAGGCCAGTTTCAAATTCAGGATCTTCTAATTGAAGAAGGAAAGATTGCAAAAATAGATGATTCCATTCATAGAGATGGGAAAGAAATAATCGATGCCTCCGGTCACATTGTGTCAGCAGGTTTTGTTGATGTTCACGTTCATTTAAGAGAGCCGGGGGGAGAACACAAAGAAACGATTGAAACGGGAACAAAAGCAGCAGCAAAAGGAGGTTTTACAACCATTGCTGCGATGCCAAATACGCGCCCCGTTCCAGATCATAAAGAGCAGATGGAGGCGTTGATGGAGAAAATCCGCGAGAATGCCTCTGTAAGAGTTCTGCCGTACGCATCGATTACAGAAAGGCAGGCTGGGAAAAAGCTAACAAGCTTTAGCGAATTAAAAGCAGCGGGCGCATTTGCCCTAACCGATGACGGGGTCGGTGTTCAGGAAGCAGGAATGATGCTTCAGGCGATGAAAGAGGCGGCTAAAGCGGGGGTGAGCATTGTAGCGCACTGCGAGGATAATTCGCTCATTAATAAAGGATCGGTCCACGAAGGTGTGTTTTCCGAAAAACATCAGATAAACGGGATTCCATCCGTTTGTGAATCTGTACATATTGCAAGAGATATCCTGCTCGCTGAAGCAGCAGGGTGCCATTATCACGTATGCCATATCAGCACGAAGGAATCTGTACGCACAGTGAGAGATGCGAAGAGAGCAGGCATTAATGTAACAGCAGAAGTTACACCTCATCATTTAATCTTGTGTGATGAAGATATTCCCGGCCTTGATCCGAATTTCAAAATGAATCCGCCGCTTAGGGGGAGAGAGGATCGAGAGGCATTAATTGAAGGCCTGCTGGATGGAACGATTGATTTTATCGCGACAGACCATGCTCCTCACACGCTTGAGGAAAAAGCGGAGGGGATGAAGCTCGCACCATTCGGAATTACAGGACTGGAAACGGCGTTCCCGCTCCTTTATACGAACCTTGTGAAAACGGGAATGGCAACGCTCCAGCAGCTTTTAAACTGGCTGACCATCCTGCCGTCCAAAACGTTCGGATTGCCTTATGGCACCTTGAAGGAGGGGGGCCCGGCAGATCTGGTGATGATTAACATCTCGGACGAACGGCAAATTGATCCTGAAACCTTTGTTTCAAAGGGGAAAAATACACCGTTTGCAGGCTGGAGCTGCACAGGCTGGCCGGTTCTCACCATTGCAAATGGTAACGTGGTATTCGATGAAAGGGGAGTCCGGGCATGA
- a CDS encoding carbamoyl phosphate synthase small subunit: MKRLLILEDGTIFTGKGFGSERESIGEIVFNTGMTGYQEILSDPSYCGQIVTMTYPLIGNYGINRDDFETITPFTGGFIVKEHAVHPSNWRSEYSLDEYLKMKNIPGLAGIDTRRLTRIIRSHGTLKGALCSSESDPQTILEKLRAVRLPVNQVERVSAKTPYASPGRGRRVVLVDYGMKHGILRELNKRHCDVVVVPFHTSAEEILQLNPDGIMLSNGPGDPKDVPEGIEMIRGVLGKVPLFGICLGHQLFALACGADTEKMKFGHRGSNHPVKDLETGKVAITSQNHGYTVRESSLEQTELAVTHIALNDRTIEGLKHNQHAAFTVQYHPEASPGPEDANGLFDQFMELIESAGKAGNRLCQNV; the protein is encoded by the coding sequence ATGAAGCGATTGCTTATACTTGAAGATGGAACGATTTTTACAGGAAAAGGCTTTGGAAGCGAACGGGAATCAATTGGAGAAATCGTGTTCAACACCGGTATGACCGGTTATCAGGAGATTCTGTCTGACCCATCCTATTGCGGGCAGATTGTAACGATGACCTATCCGCTGATTGGGAATTACGGGATCAACCGCGATGATTTTGAAACCATCACTCCATTTACCGGAGGATTCATTGTGAAAGAGCATGCGGTCCACCCATCAAACTGGAGAAGCGAGTATTCGCTTGACGAATACTTGAAGATGAAAAATATCCCGGGTCTTGCCGGGATTGATACGAGAAGGCTCACAAGAATCATCCGCAGCCACGGGACACTAAAAGGCGCTCTTTGCTCAAGTGAATCAGATCCACAAACGATTTTAGAGAAGTTAAGAGCTGTGCGCCTGCCTGTGAACCAGGTGGAAAGAGTATCAGCAAAAACTCCTTATGCAAGTCCCGGCAGAGGCAGAAGAGTCGTGCTTGTTGATTATGGGATGAAGCACGGTATCCTCCGGGAATTAAATAAAAGGCATTGCGATGTCGTTGTTGTTCCATTTCATACTTCTGCAGAAGAAATTCTTCAGCTAAATCCGGATGGCATTATGCTTTCAAACGGTCCTGGGGATCCAAAGGATGTTCCGGAAGGCATTGAAATGATCAGGGGAGTTTTAGGGAAAGTTCCTTTATTCGGGATTTGCCTCGGACATCAGCTTTTTGCTCTGGCATGCGGAGCGGATACCGAAAAAATGAAATTCGGACATAGGGGATCCAATCACCCGGTAAAGGATCTGGAAACGGGTAAAGTAGCCATTACTTCTCAAAACCATGGCTACACAGTAAGAGAGAGTTCACTTGAACAAACGGAATTAGCTGTTACTCATATTGCATTAAATGACCGGACGATTGAAGGCTTAAAGCATAATCAGCATGCCGCCTTTACAGTGCAGTACCACCCGGAGGCATCACCTGGGCCGGAAGACGCAAACGGATTGTTCGACCAATTCATGGAACTGATTGAATCAGCAGGAAAGGCAGGAAACCGACTATGCCAAAACGTGTAG